A single region of the Palaeococcus ferrophilus DSM 13482 genome encodes:
- a CDS encoding AAA family ATPase → MIIGVVGKIAAGKTTVAKILEGRGFCRVSCSDPLIDLLTGKIEEYSWVPEVPARREPTRDTLIEYGRHLKTTYGGDILIRLALDKKRDCEKVVIDGVRSIEEVRAIKERGGLVVYVDAPAELRYERLRARKAGKDRVITSYEDFLRMDEAEEELYHTTTLKEIADVVIDNSGSLDDLREEVEKLLYLLPKRP, encoded by the coding sequence ATGATAATCGGAGTTGTGGGTAAGATAGCGGCCGGAAAAACCACCGTGGCGAAGATACTCGAGGGGAGGGGGTTTTGCAGAGTGAGCTGCAGCGACCCCTTAATAGACCTGCTCACCGGAAAAATTGAGGAATACTCGTGGGTACCGGAAGTTCCTGCGAGGAGGGAGCCCACGAGGGACACCCTCATAGAGTACGGCAGACACCTCAAGACCACATACGGGGGGGACATACTCATCCGCCTCGCCCTCGACAAGAAGAGGGACTGCGAGAAAGTGGTAATTGACGGCGTCCGCTCCATAGAAGAAGTGAGGGCGATAAAGGAGCGCGGCGGGCTTGTGGTGTACGTTGACGCCCCCGCGGAATTGCGCTACGAGCGTCTCAGGGCGAGAAAGGCGGGCAAGGACAGGGTCATCACCTCCTACGAGGACTTCCTGAGGATGGATGAGGCGGAGGAGGAGCTCTACCACACGACGACCCTCAAGGAAATTGCCGATGTCGTGATTGACAACTCGGGGAGCCTCGATGACCTCAGGGAAGAGGTGGAAAAGCTCTTATATCTCCTCCCCAAACGTCCATGA
- a CDS encoding ThiF family adenylyltransferase → MLGERELERYDRQIRIFGVEGQEKLKRSRVAVVGVGGLGSPVAYYLAAAGVNLLLIDEQEPELSNLNRQILHWEEDVGRNPKPLSARWKLERFNSDVEIETFVGRLDRDNVAEVLEGVDVIVDCLDNFETRYLLDEYAHERGIPLVHGAVEGFFGQVTTIIPGRTKSLRELFPRKPAPKGKFPILGATAGVVGSVQAAEVVKLLTGYGEPLANRLLIIDLSNGVFEVVELE, encoded by the coding sequence ATGCTGGGCGAGAGGGAGCTTGAGCGCTACGACAGGCAGATACGCATATTCGGCGTCGAGGGGCAGGAGAAGTTGAAGAGGTCAAGGGTGGCCGTAGTTGGCGTGGGAGGTCTCGGAAGTCCGGTTGCCTACTATCTGGCCGCCGCAGGGGTTAATCTGCTCCTCATAGACGAGCAGGAGCCCGAGTTGAGCAACCTCAACAGGCAGATACTGCACTGGGAGGAGGACGTGGGGAGGAACCCCAAGCCCCTATCGGCCAGATGGAAGCTCGAACGCTTTAATTCTGACGTTGAAATCGAGACCTTCGTCGGGCGGCTGGACAGGGACAACGTGGCGGAGGTACTAGAGGGGGTTGATGTCATAGTGGACTGCCTCGACAACTTCGAGACAAGGTACCTGCTCGATGAGTACGCCCACGAGAGGGGGATACCCCTTGTTCACGGTGCGGTGGAGGGCTTTTTCGGCCAGGTTACCACCATAATCCCGGGGAGAACGAAGTCCCTGAGGGAGCTCTTCCCGAGGAAACCCGCCCCCAAGGGGAAGTTCCCCATACTCGGGGCCACCGCTGGAGTCGTTGGAAGCGTCCAGGCGGCCGAGGTGGTTAAGCTCCTAACGGGTTACGGTGAGCCCTTGGCCAACAGACTCCTTATAATAGACCTTTCCAATGGTGTCTTCGAAGTTGTGGAGCTTGAATGA
- a CDS encoding EamA family transporter — protein sequence MRIPIYIIYALLAAFFAALVPIFGKLGLRDVDSTVATVIRAFIMFAFLFLVALATGKTNTTGFDHRALLFVTLSGVAGALSWLFYFMAIKGGRTTAVIAIDKMSVALAILLAWLLLGDKMDFKTALGALLIVLGALLVSL from the coding sequence TTGAGAATCCCCATTTACATAATCTACGCCCTCTTGGCGGCGTTCTTCGCCGCCCTCGTCCCGATCTTTGGAAAGCTCGGCCTCAGAGACGTCGATTCAACGGTAGCTACTGTAATCAGGGCCTTCATAATGTTCGCATTTCTCTTCCTAGTTGCCCTTGCCACTGGAAAGACGAACACAACCGGCTTTGACCACCGCGCGCTGCTCTTTGTAACCCTTTCAGGCGTTGCCGGGGCACTCTCCTGGCTCTTCTACTTCATGGCGATAAAGGGAGGGAGAACTACCGCGGTGATAGCGATAGACAAGATGAGCGTGGCACTGGCGATACTCCTCGCCTGGCTCCTCCTTGGGGACAAGATGGACTTTAAGACGGCTCTCGGGGCGCTGTTGATAGTCCTGGGCGCGCTGCTGGTGTCACTGTGA
- a CDS encoding TIGR00529 family membrane protein — translation MNGLLYLVVSFTIIVLLIRLRVNIGVSIFAGSLLLGLLFGLAPQELVNTLYSSATSWATLRLVLIIVAIMGLTNVFSQTGYLKLMENAARNLFPDERYSLAALPALIGLMPMPAGALVSAPMIEGVADEFGIPPERRTLVNYWFRHVWEHSWPMYQAIIIASAILSVSVRDLSARLFPLTLIMILVGYLFLLRPLGSKANGIRNTGEGLRLFLRTTYPILVIILISIVLGYDMVYGAFIGLLSALLPHFGRVSKGDVVKYALQPKIVFLLLSVMYFKGLLEVTGAVETLPRTILNLNFPVVAVITATPFVVGLITGISFAYVGMTFPLLLPFLTDYRWIALAYLSGYMGMLFSPVHLCLVFSAEYYGADLGRVYRELLIPALVLFFLGVAYILLFL, via the coding sequence ATGAACGGGCTCCTCTACCTGGTTGTTTCGTTCACCATTATCGTGCTCCTCATCCGCCTCCGTGTAAACATAGGGGTTTCCATATTCGCCGGCTCCCTCCTGCTGGGCCTCCTCTTCGGTCTGGCACCACAGGAACTGGTGAACACGCTCTACTCCTCGGCCACGTCGTGGGCCACCCTGCGGCTCGTTCTCATAATCGTCGCAATAATGGGCCTTACCAACGTTTTCTCCCAGACGGGCTATCTCAAGCTCATGGAGAATGCCGCCAGGAACCTCTTTCCGGACGAGAGGTACTCCCTCGCTGCCCTCCCGGCTTTGATAGGCCTCATGCCAATGCCGGCGGGTGCCCTCGTCTCGGCCCCCATGATAGAGGGCGTGGCGGACGAGTTCGGAATCCCTCCCGAAAGGAGGACGCTCGTGAACTACTGGTTCAGACACGTGTGGGAGCACTCGTGGCCGATGTACCAGGCAATAATCATAGCTTCGGCCATTCTCAGTGTCTCGGTCAGGGATTTGAGCGCACGCCTCTTTCCCCTCACGCTGATAATGATACTCGTGGGGTATCTCTTTCTTCTGCGCCCCCTGGGCTCCAAGGCCAACGGAATCAGGAACACGGGGGAGGGGCTTAGGCTGTTCCTCAGAACCACCTATCCAATACTCGTAATAATACTCATCTCCATCGTTCTGGGCTACGATATGGTTTACGGCGCTTTCATCGGCCTCCTCTCGGCCCTACTTCCCCACTTCGGGCGCGTCTCAAAGGGAGACGTTGTTAAGTACGCCCTTCAGCCCAAGATAGTGTTCCTTCTCCTCTCCGTCATGTACTTCAAGGGTCTCCTGGAGGTCACGGGGGCGGTTGAGACGCTTCCGCGCACCATTCTGAACCTGAACTTTCCGGTTGTGGCGGTAATAACGGCGACCCCCTTCGTGGTGGGCCTCATAACGGGCATAAGCTTCGCCTACGTGGGGATGACCTTTCCCCTGCTCCTCCCCTTCCTCACGGATTACAGGTGGATAGCGCTCGCCTACTTGAGCGGCTACATGGGGATGCTCTTCAGCCCCGTCCATCTCTGCCTCGTCTTCTCCGCGGAGTACTACGGGGCCGATTTGGGGAGGGTCTACAGGGAGCTCCTCATTCCCGCTCTGGTGCTGTTCTTCCTCGGCGTCGCCTACATCCTCCTGTTCCTGTGA
- a CDS encoding DMT family transporter yields MKRAELVLLGITAIWGFTFPAMKVSLEYVSPILFLAYRFGIATLLMLLLFRGRVLKRETLFEGLVLGVTLFFGHGFQIVGLKYTTASNSAFITSLYVVFTPFISYFLLGDRLGWRDVSSLVLAMSGLFLISGASLHFNYGDLLTVLCALSFAFQIVLVQRFGEKDYLSLAFWQIFWNFVLSLAYAAGAEGLSLPGNVYAWGGILYTGIFATVVAFTLQVRYQRETKAYRAALIYSAEPVFGHVSAFITMGEVLSPKGYLGALLILSGMWNEVRKD; encoded by the coding sequence ATGAAACGCGCTGAACTCGTGCTCCTCGGGATAACGGCAATATGGGGTTTTACGTTCCCGGCGATGAAGGTTAGCCTGGAGTATGTCTCCCCGATACTCTTCCTCGCCTACCGCTTCGGGATAGCGACCCTCCTCATGCTACTCCTCTTCAGGGGGCGGGTTCTCAAAAGGGAAACCCTTTTCGAGGGGCTCGTTCTGGGTGTTACGCTCTTCTTCGGGCACGGCTTTCAGATCGTGGGACTCAAGTACACTACGGCGTCAAACTCGGCCTTCATAACATCCCTCTACGTTGTCTTCACGCCCTTCATATCCTACTTCCTCCTTGGGGATAGGCTCGGGTGGAGGGACGTCTCCTCGCTCGTCCTAGCCATGAGCGGCCTCTTCCTAATCTCGGGGGCGAGCCTGCACTTTAACTACGGCGATCTGCTCACAGTCCTCTGCGCCCTTAGCTTCGCCTTCCAGATAGTGCTGGTTCAGAGGTTCGGAGAGAAGGACTACCTTAGCCTAGCGTTCTGGCAGATATTCTGGAACTTCGTGCTCTCACTCGCCTACGCGGCCGGGGCCGAGGGGCTAAGCCTACCTGGGAACGTCTACGCATGGGGGGGAATACTCTACACGGGAATCTTTGCGACGGTCGTGGCATTCACGCTCCAGGTGAGGTACCAGAGGGAGACCAAGGCCTACAGGGCGGCGCTTATATACTCAGCCGAGCCCGTGTTCGGCCACGTAAGTGCCTTCATAACGATGGGAGAAGTGCTCTCTCCAAAGGGCTACCTCGGGGCGCTCCTTATACTATCCGGCATGTGGAACGAGGTTAGGAAGGACTAA
- the glmM gene encoding phosphoglucosamine mutase — protein sequence MGKYFGTSGIREVFNEKLTPELALKVGKALGTYLGGGTVVIGEDTRTSGDVIKSAVISGLLSTGVDVIDIGLAPTPLTGFAIKLYEADAGVTITASHNPPEYNGIKVWQANGMAYTPEMENELEAIFESGNFKKAPWSEIGTLRTADPREEYINEALKFVQLENSYTVVLDTGNGAGSILSPYLQREMGNRVISLNSHPSGFFVRELEPNAESLSALAKAVRAMKADVGIAHDGDADRIGVVDDEGKFVEYEVMLSLIAGYMLRKFGKGKIVTTVDAGFALDDYVRPLGGEVIRTRVGDVAVADELARHGGVFGGEPSGTWIIPQWNLTPDGIFAGALVLEMIDRLGPLSELAKEVPRYVTLRAKIPCPNEKKARAMEIIRREALKAFDYEGLIDIDGIRIENSDWWILFRPSGTEPIMRITLEAHTEEKAKKLMEKAERLVKRAIEEA from the coding sequence ATGGGGAAGTACTTCGGAACCAGCGGAATCAGGGAGGTCTTCAACGAGAAGCTGACGCCGGAGCTTGCGTTGAAGGTTGGCAAAGCCCTTGGAACGTACCTCGGCGGTGGAACGGTCGTCATAGGGGAGGACACGAGGACCAGCGGCGACGTTATCAAATCTGCAGTTATAAGCGGGCTTCTCTCAACTGGTGTTGACGTGATTGACATCGGTTTGGCTCCAACGCCCCTCACGGGCTTTGCGATAAAGCTCTACGAGGCTGACGCAGGAGTTACAATCACCGCCTCCCACAACCCACCGGAATACAACGGCATAAAGGTGTGGCAGGCCAACGGAATGGCCTACACCCCAGAGATGGAGAACGAGCTTGAGGCAATCTTTGAATCCGGGAACTTCAAAAAAGCGCCCTGGAGCGAGATTGGGACTCTCAGAACTGCCGATCCCCGTGAGGAGTACATAAACGAGGCTTTAAAATTCGTCCAGCTTGAGAACTCCTACACGGTCGTTCTCGATACGGGAAACGGAGCGGGTTCCATTCTCAGCCCTTACCTCCAGCGCGAGATGGGAAATAGGGTAATCTCGCTCAACTCCCACCCGAGCGGCTTTTTCGTGAGGGAGCTCGAGCCGAACGCGGAGAGCCTTTCCGCTCTGGCTAAGGCAGTCAGGGCAATGAAAGCAGATGTAGGAATAGCCCACGACGGCGACGCCGACAGGATTGGCGTCGTTGACGACGAAGGGAAATTCGTTGAGTACGAGGTCATGCTCTCGCTCATAGCCGGCTACATGCTGAGGAAGTTCGGGAAGGGAAAAATAGTAACAACGGTTGATGCGGGCTTCGCTTTGGATGACTACGTTAGGCCCCTCGGTGGCGAGGTTATAAGGACGCGCGTTGGGGACGTTGCAGTCGCCGATGAACTCGCCAGACACGGCGGCGTCTTCGGCGGCGAGCCGAGCGGTACGTGGATAATCCCGCAGTGGAACCTCACCCCGGATGGAATCTTTGCCGGAGCGCTCGTTCTCGAGATGATCGACAGACTCGGCCCGCTCAGCGAGCTCGCGAAGGAAGTTCCGCGCTACGTAACTTTAAGGGCAAAAATCCCCTGCCCGAACGAGAAGAAAGCGAGGGCGATGGAGATAATCCGGAGAGAGGCCCTGAAGGCCTTTGACTACGAGGGGCTTATTGACATTGATGGTATCAGGATAGAGAACTCCGACTGGTGGATCCTCTTCCGCCCGAGCGGGACAGAGCCAATAATGCGCATAACTTTAGAGGCCCATACGGAGGAGAAAGCAAAGAAACTGATGGAGAAGGCTGAGAGGCTAGTTAAGAGAGCTATTGAGGAGGCCTGA
- a CDS encoding flavodoxin family protein yields MRALIVYVSVHHGNTERVAKAMAEVLGAELTKPWKVKPEELLSYDLIGFGSGIYWWRHHWGLFKLVENLPNVGGKKAFIFSTAGLNIRPYNHRKLRRALKEKGFEIVGEFSCRGWDTNGWLAKIGGLNKGHPDERDIGRARKFAEGLKAKFAR; encoded by the coding sequence ATGAGGGCCCTCATAGTCTACGTCTCCGTCCACCACGGGAACACGGAGAGGGTAGCGAAGGCGATGGCCGAAGTTTTGGGAGCGGAGCTGACCAAACCATGGAAGGTCAAACCGGAGGAGCTTCTCAGCTATGACCTCATCGGCTTCGGCTCGGGTATCTACTGGTGGAGGCACCACTGGGGGCTCTTCAAGCTCGTTGAGAACCTCCCCAACGTCGGAGGCAAGAAGGCCTTCATCTTCTCGACCGCAGGGCTTAACATTCGCCCCTACAACCACAGGAAGCTCAGAAGGGCCCTCAAGGAGAAGGGCTTCGAGATAGTGGGGGAGTTCTCCTGCAGAGGCTGGGACACGAACGGCTGGCTGGCGAAGATAGGCGGGCTGAACAAAGGACATCCAGATGAGAGGGACATTGGGAGGGCTAGGAAGTTCGCGGAAGGGCTGAAGGCTAAATTCGCGAGATAG
- a CDS encoding IGHMBP2 family helicase gives MLLRFGSYDEYVSYFARLVELEREEEMRFHREEIKRLSGEKREKLGRAILNLNGKDLGRGIEGYLVKFGRRELPETEIGVGDLVLVSRGKPRKDDPQGTVVEKGRSFLVVAFQNRPPRWVYGRGIRVDLYANDVTFQRMLAALKALRGNERLINLLLGKIRPHFGSAGRIEFSNPSLNPSQKEAVKRSLEARDTFLIHGPPGTGKTTTLVEAIVQHVRRGHRVLATADSNIAVDNLMEKLLEAGVKAVRVGNPARVTKALRENTLDHLVTLEGEFREAEKLWKEVEKLREAQSAYQKPTPQWRRGMSDGDIKRAAKEGRSVRGVPQRVIVSMAKWLEVQEEISKLVERARALEMRAVERVLERAEVVCTTNSTAGSELLQGKNFDVVFIDEATQSVEPSCLIPMVKGRKWVMAGDHRQLPPTILSEKARPLEFTLFERLLGVYGDEIKSLLRVQYRMNERIMAFPNREFYDGLLIADGSVAKITLEDLGVSLPSSEGWLMRALAPSKPIAFVDTLGECPERQRQGSTSRENPCEARVVKDIVEGLLKMGVREEWIGVISPYDDQVDLLASILPEDVEVKTVDGYQGREKEVVVISFVRSNDRGELGFLEDLRRLNVAITRAKRKLVMVGDSRTLSTNPTYARLVEYVRGEGGYVGVRA, from the coding sequence GTGCTTTTGCGGTTCGGCTCGTACGATGAGTACGTCTCCTATTTCGCCCGCCTCGTTGAGCTCGAGCGCGAGGAGGAGATGCGCTTCCACAGGGAAGAAATCAAGCGTCTCAGCGGCGAGAAGAGAGAAAAGCTCGGGAGGGCAATCCTCAACCTGAACGGAAAAGACCTCGGGAGGGGCATAGAGGGCTACCTCGTTAAGTTCGGGAGGAGGGAGCTCCCCGAGACGGAGATAGGCGTTGGGGACCTCGTCCTGGTGAGCAGAGGGAAGCCGAGGAAGGACGATCCCCAGGGCACGGTGGTGGAGAAGGGGAGGAGCTTCCTCGTGGTCGCCTTCCAGAACAGGCCGCCGCGCTGGGTTTACGGGCGGGGGATAAGGGTTGACCTCTACGCCAACGACGTCACCTTTCAAAGAATGCTGGCGGCCCTAAAGGCCCTTAGGGGAAACGAGCGCCTCATCAACCTCCTCCTCGGAAAAATTCGGCCTCACTTTGGCTCCGCGGGCAGGATAGAGTTCTCAAACCCCTCGCTAAACCCCTCGCAGAAGGAGGCCGTGAAGCGCTCCCTCGAGGCGAGGGATACCTTCCTCATCCACGGGCCCCCGGGGACGGGAAAGACCACCACGCTCGTGGAGGCCATAGTGCAGCACGTTAGGAGGGGCCACCGCGTTCTCGCCACCGCGGATTCGAACATAGCCGTTGACAACCTGATGGAGAAGCTTTTGGAGGCGGGGGTGAAGGCTGTCCGCGTTGGGAACCCCGCGAGGGTGACGAAGGCCCTGAGGGAGAACACACTCGACCACCTCGTTACCCTCGAGGGGGAGTTCAGGGAGGCGGAGAAGCTCTGGAAGGAGGTCGAGAAGCTGAGGGAGGCCCAGTCGGCCTACCAGAAGCCCACCCCCCAGTGGCGGAGGGGGATGAGCGACGGGGACATAAAGCGGGCCGCGAAGGAAGGACGGAGCGTTAGGGGCGTCCCCCAGCGCGTGATAGTGAGCATGGCCAAGTGGCTCGAGGTTCAGGAGGAGATATCGAAGCTGGTGGAGAGGGCGAGGGCCCTTGAGATGAGGGCCGTTGAGCGGGTTCTTGAGCGGGCGGAGGTCGTCTGCACCACCAACTCCACGGCCGGAAGCGAGCTCCTGCAGGGGAAGAACTTTGATGTGGTCTTCATTGACGAGGCGACCCAGTCCGTGGAGCCCTCGTGCCTGATACCCATGGTCAAGGGGCGGAAGTGGGTGATGGCCGGCGACCACAGGCAACTCCCGCCGACAATTTTGAGCGAGAAGGCCCGTCCCCTCGAGTTCACGCTCTTTGAGAGGTTGCTCGGCGTTTACGGTGATGAAATAAAATCCCTCCTGCGCGTCCAGTACAGAATGAACGAGCGCATAATGGCCTTTCCCAACAGGGAGTTCTACGATGGCCTACTCATCGCGGACGGGAGCGTGGCGAAGATAACGCTCGAAGACCTCGGGGTTTCACTCCCCTCCAGTGAGGGGTGGCTCATGAGGGCACTGGCCCCATCGAAGCCGATAGCCTTCGTTGATACACTTGGGGAATGTCCCGAGAGGCAGAGGCAGGGTTCCACGTCGCGGGAAAACCCCTGCGAGGCGCGTGTGGTGAAGGATATAGTTGAGGGACTCCTTAAAATGGGGGTTAGGGAGGAGTGGATAGGCGTGATAAGCCCCTACGACGACCAGGTTGACCTCCTCGCTTCCATCCTCCCCGAGGACGTTGAGGTGAAGACGGTTGACGGCTACCAGGGACGCGAGAAGGAGGTTGTGGTGATTTCCTTCGTCCGCTCCAACGATAGGGGGGAACTTGGCTTCCTTGAGGACTTGAGGAGGTTGAACGTGGCCATAACGCGGGCAAAGCGGAAGCTCGTGATGGTTGGAGATTCGAGAACCCTCTCCACCAACCCAACCTACGCCCGCCTCGTCGAGTACGTTAGGGGCGAAGGCGGCTACGTTGGGGTGAGAGCATGA
- a CDS encoding DUF835 domain-containing protein — protein MDALHAVSFIVNIVAIALVGHSLRFLLSVGKHLEERGKRLVPATLLGGILIALGMGAWLVFLPSLDSAPVVGLEAFIAAGVAWVAYSWARLNREMLEERSAVEVRKVGLDPGLYLCKEGCDEVANHLLLTHPSMVISREPRTKVEHSLNLDGVAFWWLSKVEGDHVIAPTRLPFLSYNITEFLDSHERPFVYLDGLEYLILENGFETVFKFLTAIKDQAILKGGVILVKISPDAYELKEYRLLLREFNIIEAKRAIITSGGAVYLM, from the coding sequence GTGGATGCGCTTCACGCCGTGAGTTTCATAGTTAACATCGTGGCCATAGCACTCGTTGGCCATTCCCTCCGCTTCCTGCTGAGCGTGGGGAAGCACCTCGAGGAGCGGGGAAAGCGGCTGGTCCCGGCCACCCTCCTGGGCGGCATCCTCATAGCTCTGGGAATGGGCGCGTGGCTTGTGTTTCTCCCCTCCCTTGACTCTGCCCCTGTGGTGGGCCTTGAGGCCTTCATAGCGGCAGGGGTCGCGTGGGTTGCCTACTCATGGGCTAGACTCAACAGGGAGATGCTCGAGGAGAGGAGCGCCGTGGAGGTTAGGAAGGTCGGCCTCGACCCAGGTCTGTACCTCTGCAAGGAGGGCTGCGATGAGGTCGCCAACCATCTTCTCCTCACCCATCCCTCCATGGTCATCTCGCGGGAGCCGAGGACAAAGGTGGAGCACTCACTGAACCTCGATGGCGTGGCCTTCTGGTGGCTCTCGAAGGTCGAGGGAGACCATGTAATAGCCCCCACCCGGCTTCCGTTCCTATCCTACAACATAACGGAGTTTCTGGACTCCCATGAGCGTCCCTTCGTGTACCTGGACGGACTCGAGTACTTGATACTCGAGAACGGCTTCGAGACGGTCTTCAAGTTCCTCACGGCGATAAAGGACCAGGCGATTCTCAAGGGAGGGGTGATCCTCGTTAAGATAAGCCCCGACGCCTACGAACTGAAGGAATACCGCCTCCTCCTTAGGGAGTTCAACATCATCGAGGCCAAGAGGGCGATAATAACCAGCGGGGGCGCGGTGTACCTGATGTGA
- a CDS encoding DUF835 domain-containing protein produces the protein MNHWLLLGGSSLSLIAKLIAVLHLYLAYTKSGRRSSLLFSGAFLFAALQVMSDIWGVEKLTALMEAFAASLFFYATVTLLDEEFYRYPSFRSYLSVTPVVVTLYMLTAETFGSPLNWLATIGVAYAISGLFMVFAGLIVWNLRESYPQHVLSLSALFILYGLHEMDYPLLRPVEWFAPIGFSLSAVLTIALAYSVVRFVRSERFMELKPFSGNLEIELKPGVLLISPQEYGALLSKIKDFPVMAFLRDAINAPPQWMLHFVTQAPADNAVTPTNLARITETINRYLHSMRDAGKQGVVIIDCVEYLAVYNGVEAVIKLLSAIRDMALITGGTVIIVTDKNAWEEKDWKLLQRLVG, from the coding sequence GTGAACCACTGGCTTTTGCTTGGAGGCTCCTCGCTGAGCCTCATCGCCAAACTGATCGCCGTGCTGCACCTCTACCTTGCCTACACCAAGTCGGGTAGGCGGTCCTCCCTGCTTTTCTCGGGGGCCTTTCTCTTCGCGGCACTGCAGGTGATGAGCGATATATGGGGTGTGGAGAAGCTCACGGCGCTAATGGAGGCTTTCGCCGCCTCGTTGTTCTTCTACGCGACGGTTACGCTCCTTGATGAGGAGTTCTACAGGTACCCATCTTTCCGCTCCTACCTGTCAGTGACCCCCGTCGTGGTGACGCTCTACATGCTCACGGCGGAGACCTTTGGTTCTCCCTTAAACTGGCTCGCCACCATTGGGGTTGCCTACGCCATATCCGGCCTGTTCATGGTGTTCGCGGGCCTGATCGTTTGGAACCTGCGGGAAAGCTATCCCCAGCATGTCCTGTCGTTGTCGGCCCTCTTCATACTCTACGGCCTTCATGAAATGGACTACCCCCTTTTGAGGCCCGTTGAGTGGTTTGCTCCAATTGGGTTTTCCCTCAGCGCCGTTCTCACGATAGCGCTGGCCTACTCGGTCGTGAGGTTCGTGAGGAGCGAGAGGTTCATGGAGTTGAAGCCCTTTTCGGGAAACCTGGAGATCGAGCTCAAACCCGGGGTGCTCCTAATCTCACCCCAGGAGTATGGAGCGCTACTCTCGAAGATCAAAGATTTTCCCGTCATGGCGTTTCTCAGGGACGCCATCAACGCCCCGCCCCAGTGGATGCTCCACTTCGTTACCCAGGCCCCGGCGGATAACGCGGTGACCCCAACGAACCTCGCGCGGATCACGGAGACAATAAACCGCTACCTGCACTCCATGAGAGATGCCGGGAAGCAGGGGGTTGTTATTATTGATTGCGTGGAATACCTCGCCGTCTACAACGGCGTTGAGGCGGTTATAAAGCTCCTAAGTGCCATCAGGGACATGGCGCTCATAACGGGAGGGACCGTGATAATAGTCACAGACAAGAATGCGTGGGAGGAGAAGGACTGGAAGCTCCTTCAGAGGCTCGTTGGTTAG
- the yjjX gene encoding inosine/xanthosine triphosphatase yields the protein MRVAVGSTNPTKILAVREVMEELYGEVEVFGVEVESGVSHQPVGIEETLEGAINRAKRALEKGKADLGVGIEAGIYPVPRSLTGYFDIQFCAVVDGEGWLTIGHGPGFEYPPYVIERIKEGVEAGVAMDELVGESGLKRKIGAIGFLTHGMLPRKDLNKLAVLMAMVPRMNEGLYM from the coding sequence ATGAGAGTAGCGGTCGGTTCGACCAACCCAACCAAAATCCTCGCGGTTAGGGAGGTCATGGAGGAGCTCTACGGAGAGGTGGAGGTTTTCGGCGTTGAGGTTGAGAGCGGAGTTTCCCATCAGCCAGTTGGGATAGAGGAGACGCTTGAGGGGGCCATAAACCGGGCGAAAAGGGCGCTTGAGAAGGGGAAGGCCGACCTCGGTGTTGGAATCGAGGCAGGGATTTACCCCGTGCCCCGCTCACTCACGGGCTACTTCGACATCCAGTTCTGCGCCGTTGTGGACGGGGAGGGCTGGCTCACAATAGGGCACGGCCCCGGTTTCGAGTACCCGCCCTACGTCATAGAGCGCATTAAGGAGGGCGTGGAGGCCGGCGTCGCCATGGACGAGCTCGTTGGTGAGAGCGGCCTGAAGAGGAAAATCGGGGCGATAGGCTTCCTGACCCATGGCATGCTCCCGAGGAAAGACCTCAACAAGCTCGCCGTGCTGATGGCGATGGTGCCCAGGATGAACGAGGGTCTTTACATGTGA
- a CDS encoding ubiquitin-like small modifier protein 1, with protein MRVRVRYFARFRSIAGRDEEEFELPAGSTVRDLLKLIVDRHPAFRGESFGEDYDDEADVNVSRNGRYVGFDEVLEEGDVVAIFPPVSGG; from the coding sequence ATGAGGGTGCGCGTGAGGTACTTCGCACGCTTCCGCTCTATAGCGGGGAGGGACGAGGAGGAGTTCGAACTTCCGGCCGGAAGCACTGTAAGGGACCTTTTGAAACTCATAGTGGATAGACACCCTGCCTTCAGGGGCGAGAGCTTCGGGGAAGACTACGACGACGAGGCAGATGTGAACGTCTCAAGGAACGGCCGCTACGTGGGCTTTGACGAGGTTCTCGAGGAAGGGGACGTGGTGGCCATATTCCCGCCCGTGAGCGGTGGTTGA